The Lycium barbarum isolate Lr01 chromosome 10, ASM1917538v2, whole genome shotgun sequence genome includes a region encoding these proteins:
- the LOC132613073 gene encoding uncharacterized protein LOC132613073, with protein sequence MDAKYVTAKHRQEQLRRLYELKQGSKTVEESYDEFEKARMALDLEKGEEHLIIRFKAGLNREISSQLRLLTYYTLDEVFQAAIEAEKRGQGGQDIQIKRKGYGHMAKECPTRRTMLILDDGTVQEQESEPEDRNEKELNHDLEKPEGEEQDDLPEMFLVVWRNLSTISLENEEDMQRENLFHARCRVKGKVCSLIVDGGSCANVASQTLVEQLKLPTLKHSRPYRLQWLNECGELRVTKQVLVKFKIGSYQDEVKCDVVPMQACHLLLGRPWQYDRAVIHDGRANTYKVQSEGKSLILKPLSPKQVIEDYRRMKELKEAAKGKASIVTNPKSTSPLLGNEKVCAIMQPGEYFKGNDENKMMICLVLKGILLSDSDDLFNANQFSSFVENLLQDFVDVFPEEMPSGLPPLRGIEHQIDFVPGSQILNKPAYRCNPEDTKELQRQVDELLSKGLVRNSLSSCAVPVILVPKKDGTWRMCVDCRAINKITVKYHHPIPRLEYMLDELSGSCWFYKIDLRSGYHQIWMKPGDEWKTSFKTKFGLYEWQVFEVLRKEKLYANLKKCAFCVERVVFLGFVVSASGIEADESEVEAIRDWPTSSSVTQVRSFHGLASFYRRFVKDFSTIAAPLTELIKKEQPFVWEESQERAFKELKHRLSSAPLLQLPHFSKTFEIECDASGVGIDGVLMQEGKPIAYFSEKLKGAALNYSTYDKELFALVRALAYWQHYLWPKEFVIRSDHESLKHLRGQEKLNKRHAKWVEFMESFPYVIHYKRGKENVMADALSRKFSLATTLTSRLLGFESIKSMYEHDHKFKSIREDLVSREQVEKYQWHDDYHFKNGRVCIPMSSWRELLIRETHCRGLMGHFGVDKTLGIIEEQLFWPKMRRDVMQFCGACLECKRAKSRSSPHGLYTFLPVPTSPWTDISMDFVRGLPRSRAGHDSIYMARTRAAAARGRGVARGTGRGSAPAGGGVQMVYPVPPVVPNETAGDAAAPAHPAAVPVPPGAAATQGIPDAMAQVLNWLHGLAQVGAIPAGRGSSPGPNRAQPPRVQNAAAVAPRLEKVSSFEAFPRPVMTGEEHDLFWRLQLSTFQLVATRVSFLEIVEHVRIIEGIRQESHAKQVEKKARRCGMFSNSFSRGQSSQVYLGRPVPSATQVSAGDPSGVNYQASGQHGGYTASSDFVQRPTLDRACFECCEMGHIKRYCPRLRQNGQSTQY encoded by the exons ATGGATGCTAAGTATGTCACTGCCAAGCATCGCCAAGAGCAACTCCGAAGGCTCTATGAATTGAAGCAGGGTTCTAAGACCGTAGAAGAGTCCTATGATGAGTTTGAGAAAGCAAGAATGGCTCTTGATCTTGAAAAAGGCGAGGAGCATCTTATCATCCGATTCAAAGCTGGGTTGAACCGAGAAATATCATCTCAATTGAGGTTACTCACTTACTATACTCTTGATGAGGTGTTCCAAGCGGCTATAGAGGCAGAAAAAAGGGGTCAAGGAGGACAAGACATTCAGATCAAGAGGAA GGGATATGGGCATATGGCCAAAGAGTGTCCTACTCGGAGGACCATGCTTATTCTTGATGATGGCACTGTTCAAGAACAAGAAAGTGAACCAGAAGATAGAAATGAAAAAGAACTTAATCATGATCTTGAGAAGCCGGAAGGAGAAGAGCAGGATGATCTGCCCGAAATGTTTCTTGTGGTGTGGAGAAACTTGAGCACAATAAGcttggaaaatgaagaagatATGCAAAGGGAGAATCTTTTTCATGCTAGGTGTAGGGTAAAGGGGAAGGTTTGTTCATTGATTGTGGATGGAGGAAGTTGTGCTAATGTTGCTAGCCAAACTTTGGTTGAGCAATTGAAACTGCCTACATTGAAACATTCCCGACCCTACCGGTTACAATGGCTCAATGAGTGTGGTGAATTGCGAGTTACAAAGCAGGTTTTGGTTAAGTTCAAGATAGGATCTTACCAAGATGAGGTAAAATGTGATGTGGTACCAATGCAGGCATGCCATTTACTTTTGGGAAGGCCATGGCAATATGACAGAGCTGTGATTCATGATGGCCGAGCCAACACATATAAAGTTCAAAGTGAAGGTAAGAGTCTCATACTCAAGCCTTTGTCACCAAAGCAAGTGATAGAAGATTATCGTCGgatgaaggagttgaaggaagcGGCTAAAGGTAAGGCTAGTATTGTGACCAATCCTAAGTCCACATCACCACTGCTGGGTAACGAAAAGGTATGTGCAATCATGCAACCGGGAGAGTACTTTAAAGGTAACGATGAAAACAAAATGATGATTTGCCTAGTGCTTAAAGGTATTCTCTTGAGTGATAGTGATGATTTGTTTAATGCTAATCAATTTTCAAGTTTTGTTGAGAATCTTTTGCAAGATTTTGTGGATGTATTTCCCGAGGAGATGCCAAGTGGACTGCCTCCCTTGAGAGGAATTGAGCATCAAATAGATTTTGTGCCCGGATCCCAAATTCTGaacaaaccagcctataggtgtaATCCGGAAGACACCAAGGAACTCCAAAGGCAGGTTGATGAGCTCTTAAGCAAGGGGTTGGTGCGGAACAGTTTAAGTTCGTGCGCCGTTCCGGTCATACTTGTGCCAAAGAAAGACGGAACATGGAGAATGTGCGTCGATTGTAGAGCCATCAACAAGATCACGGTAAAGTATCATCATCCTATTCCTAGGTTAGAATACATGTTAGATGAGTTAagtggttcttgttggttttatAAAATTGATCTTAGGTCCGGCTACCATCAAATCTGGATGAAACCGGGTGATGAATGGAAGACctcattcaagaccaagtttggtctctaTGAATG GCAAGTCTTTGAGGTTTTGAGAAAagagaaattgtatgctaatttGAAAAAGTGTGCCTTTTGTGTTGAACGTGTTGTTTTTCTTGGTTTTGTTGTGAGTGCTAGTGGCATTGAAGCCGATGAGTCAGAAGTAGAAGCTATTAGGGATTGGCCTACCTCGTCTAGTGTTACTCAAGTGAGAAGTTTTCATGGgttggctagtttttataggagGTTTGTGAAAGATTTTAGCACCATAGCAGCGCCTTTGACTGAGTTGATAAAGAAAGAACAACCGTTTGTTTGGGAAGAGTCCCAAGAGAGAGCATTTAAGGAGTTGAAACATAGGCTTAGTTCTGCCCCATTGTTACAACTACCCCACTTTAGTAAGACCTTTGAGATTGAGTGTGATGCTTCAGGGGTCGGGATAGATGGAGTACTAATGCAAGAGGGGAAGCCTATAGCTTATTTCAGTGAGAAACTTAAGGGGGCAGCTTTGAACTATTCGACATATGATAAAGAGTTGTTCGCCTTAGTGAGAGCTTTAGCCTATTGGCAGCATTACTTGTGGCCGAAAGAGTTTGTGATTAGAAGTGACCATGAGTCTTTGAAACATCTTAGAGGCCAAGAGAAGCTGAATAAGAGACACGCTAAGTGGGTTGAGTTCATGGAGAGTTTTCCCTATGTGATTCATTACAAGAGAGGCAAAGAGAATGTAATGGCCGATGCCTTATCTAGAAAGTTTTCCCTAGCTACCACTTTGACTTCTAGACTTCTAGGATTTGAGAGCATAAAGTCTATGTATGAGCACGATCATAAATTTAAGAGCATTCGTGAGGATCTAGTGAGTCGGGAGCAGGTAGAGAAATATCAGTGGCATGATGACTATCATTTTAAGAATGGGAGGGTGTGCATACCCATGTCCTCGTGGAGGGAGTTACTGATTCGTGAGACACATTGTAGAGGTTTGATGGGTCATTTTGGGGTGGATAAGACCTTAGGTATTATTGAGGAACAGTTGTTTTGGCCTAAGATGAGGCGAGATGTGATGCAATTTTGTGGTGCTTGTTTGGAATGTAAGCGAGCTAAGTCTAGGTCCagtccccatggtttgtataccttTTTACCAGTTCCTACTAGCCCGTGGACTGATATATCTATGGATTTTGTTAGGGGTTTACCTCGTTCTAGGGCTGGTCATGATAGTATCTAT atggcgagaacacgcgcTGCAGCTGCTAGAGGTAGAGGTGTAGCTAGAGGAACTGGCAGAGGGTCGGCCCCAGCTGGGGGCGGCGTCCAAATGGTTTaccccgtgcctccagtggttcctaaCGAGACAGCGGGAGATGCAGCCGCACCAGCCCATCCCGCAGCAGTACCAGTTCCACCAGGAGCTGCAGCTACTCAGGGTATACCAGACGCTATGGCACAGGTGCTGaattggttgcatgggttagcacaggTCGGAGCTATACCAGCAGGTAGGGGTAGCAGCCCAGGTCCGAACAGAGCGCAACCTCCGAGGGTTCAGAATGCAGCAGCAGTGGCACCTCGCTTGGAGAAAGTTTCAAGTTTTGAGGCCTTCCCGAGGCCAGTTATGACTGGCGAGGAACATGATCTATTTTGGAG GCTTCAGTTATCGACTTTTCAGCTTGTGGCTACTAGGGTTTCATTTCTGGAgatagtggagcatgtccgtATTATTGAGGGTATTAGGCAGGAGAGTCATGCAAAGCaggtagagaagaaggcccgtagGTGTGGAAtgttcagcaactccttctcaaggggtcagagttcacaggTATACTTAGGGCGTCCGGTTCCGTCCGCGACGCAAGTGTCGGCTGGTGACCCATCAGGGGTAAATTATCAAGCTTCCGGTCAGCATGGAGGCTATACTGCCTCATCAGATTTTGTTCAGCGGcctacgctggaccgtgcttGCTTCGAGTGTTGTGAGATGGGGCATATCAAGAGGTATTGCCCCAGACTTAGACAGAATGGGCAGAGTACCCAGTATTAG